The following are from one region of the Pleurodeles waltl isolate 20211129_DDA chromosome 4_1, aPleWal1.hap1.20221129, whole genome shotgun sequence genome:
- the LOC138288365 gene encoding uncharacterized protein isoform X3 — MDDGESGAPLRHLTVEKKRNNINKGLPLHLIGSCPASDEPNSTSSPPLSSLLPVRHGDFKTGAARFNLKSGCKKKVAGKTWSCARRTLDVGRLDEEEVLC; from the exons ATGGATGACGGAGAAAGTGGTGCACCATTGAGACATCTG AcagtagaaaagaaaagaaacaacatcaacaaaggacttcctcttcaTCTAATCGGCAGTTGTCCAGCATCTGACGAGCCCAACTCCACGTCTTcccctcctctttcttcactgctcccagTCAG GCACggtgacttcaaaacaggagcaGCAAGATTCAACCTAAAGAGTGGTTGCAAGAAGAAAGTGGCGGGGAAGACGTGGAGTTGTGCTCGTCGGACATTGGACGTTGGCCGATTGGAtgaagaggaagtcctttgttga
- the LOC138288365 gene encoding uncharacterized protein isoform X2: MDDGESGAPLRHLQTVEKKRNNINKGLPLHLIGSCPASDEPNSTSSPPLSSLLPVRHGDFKTGAARFNLKSGCKKKVAGKTWSCARRTLDVGRLDEEEVLC; the protein is encoded by the exons ATGGATGACGGAGAAAGTGGTGCACCATTGAGACATCTG CAGAcagtagaaaagaaaagaaacaacatcaacaaaggacttcctcttcaTCTAATCGGCAGTTGTCCAGCATCTGACGAGCCCAACTCCACGTCTTcccctcctctttcttcactgctcccagTCAG GCACggtgacttcaaaacaggagcaGCAAGATTCAACCTAAAGAGTGGTTGCAAGAAGAAAGTGGCGGGGAAGACGTGGAGTTGTGCTCGTCGGACATTGGACGTTGGCCGATTGGAtgaagaggaagtcctttgttga
- the LOC138288365 gene encoding zinc finger protein 501-like isoform X1, with translation MLRNDSCSKLIQKKENTLQNPDRGNNSTKKMGSKCKRDPGGQKSTRFKKGFRKVMHSSLQQGIAKMSYSNNAEQNVKLVKYKQNPQPKMTDYTCPTCQKQFSVKGYLTRHLRIHSCVHQHQCTECNKCFSRKKNLVIHLRTHSGERPFECTECEKGFNEKKSLIIHLRRHSGERPFQCTKCEKGFTTRGGLVVHLRTHSGERPYQCTECHKSFIQKGHLRKHQKIHSGERHFLCPKCGISFVQETQLISHQKVHSSKEEKSTRHKEENNILSDFHEPKATLTAERQNQCNECRKNLRELNNHIRFHRTYKGEHLCKCTECEKIFAENTHHIMQQRMHSGERPGKRHTVVARLLEVSVPNEYFILHHD, from the coding sequence ATGCTGAGAAACGACagttgttcaaagctgattcagaaaaaagaaaacactctGCAAAACCCTGACAGGGGAAACAATTCTACAAAGAAGATGGGTTCAAAATGTAAACGAGACCCTGGTGGACAGAAGAGTACTCGATTTAAGAAAGGATTTAGAAAAGTGATGCATTCAAGCTTACAACAAGGAATAGCAAAGATGTCATACAGCAACAATGCAGAACAGAATGTAAAGCTTGTTAAATATAAACAGAACCCACAACCAAAGATGACAGACTATACATGTCCTACGTGCCAGAAACAGTTCTCTGTCAAAGGGTACTTGACAAGGCACCTCCGAATACATTCATGTGTGCACCAACATCAGTGTACCGAATGCAATAAATGTTTCAGTAGAAAGAAAAATCTTGTCATCCACCTGAGAACACATTCAGGTGAGAGGCCTTTTGAGTGCACTGAATGCGAGAAAGGCTTCAATGAGAAAAAAAGTCTCATTATACACCTAAGAAGGCATTCAGGTGAAAGGCCATTTCAGTGTACTAAGTGCGAGAAAGGCTTCACTACACGGGGAGGTCTTGTCGTACATTTGAGAACTCACTCTGGGGAGAGACCATATCAATGCACTGAATGCCACAaaagcttcattcagaaggggcatcttagaaaacaccaaaaaatacaTTCAGGAGAAAGACATTTTCTTTGTCCTAAATGTGGAATTTCTTTTGTTCAGGAGACACAACTTATTAGTCATCAGAAAGTGCACAGTTCAAAAGAGGAAAAGTCTACTAGACACAAGGAAGAGAACAACATCCTAAGTGATTTTCATGAACCCAAGGCAACACTGACTGCAGAAAGACAGAATCAATGCAATGAATGTAGAAAAAACTTGAGAGAACTCAATAATCATATCAGATTTCATAGAACATATAAAGGGGAACACCTATGTAAGTGTACTGAATGTGAAAAGATCTTTGCAGAAAACACACATCATATTATGCAACAGAGAATGCACTCAGGAGAAAGACCCGGGAAGAGACACACAGTTGTGGCTAGATTGTTAGAAGTATCTGTCCCCAATGAATATTTCATATTACACCATGATTAA